Below is a genomic region from Balaenoptera acutorostrata chromosome 9, mBalAcu1.1, whole genome shotgun sequence.
GGAGGTTAAGATGGGAACTATGCAGAGGGGACCCAGTTGAACACGAGAGTCTCGCCAGCAAATTAGAGCAGCCCTCATCTGCTACACCGGAAGTGGCGAGGTGCGGATCTGAGGCCTTACTGGAGCGGAGAGGCGGGCGCCAGAGCTCCAGGCCCGCCCTTTCAAACTCCGCCCCGCCTCGATCCCTCACCCCCCAGCCTGCTCCACACTCCCGCCCGACGCTGCCTTATAAGGAGCCTCTAGCGGGCGTTCGGTTTGGCCCCGCCCCCTCTAGCCACTTGTCCTAATAAGGACATCTAGGGCATCCCGCAGCTAGGGGCGGGCGGGAGCGCGTCTCCAGGGTAACTGCGAAGTCTCCCTCCCCCTCGTCGTTGCTCTAGGAAACTCCTAAGCTCAAAAAAGGTGGAGCCAGCCTCCTCTCCAGGCAGGGTCGCTTGCGGGAGGCGGTTGAGCTGCGGCCCCCACCTGAGGCTCCCGGGAGATCGGTTGGTGGGCGATGCGGCGGAAGGTCCCCGACTACAACCCCCGGCATGCTCTGCGACGTACCCCACTCTCGGGAGTCGCTCCCCGGGTCCTGAAGACCAGGCTTCTGGCTCTTCATTTACACCCTTTATTCTGCATATGGGATCAATGCCCCCAATTCTCTTGTTTGCGACCCTGTCTTCTCTTCCTGCAGAGTAAGAGGCCATGGCCTTTGTTCGAGGCCAAAGAAATCTTCCCGGAGTCCCTCAccccagtttctttttttgaagGTTATGCTCCCACAGAGcttctgtctcaatttctgcggGTACTAATTAACCATATGCCTGGTTACCAAGTCGAGAATGAGACTCAAGTTTGGTTTAATATCTATTTCCGCTTTTCACTGTTTATTAAAAGGCACATATCCTTGAATTGAATGCACAAACCCCAGTCCTTCTCCCTTTATTACCTCATGATTTTGCCAAACACCCTAAAAATCAAAGATTTCCTTGTAGCCTTTCccttgtgtttttttctcttattttattgacGTTGCATATGGCTTTTTCTCAGTAGACAAGAGTAGCTTTACACACGGAGGATGCTTAACGAATGTTGATTGGATAGAAGGTGCCTTAAACTTGCGATTCTCCTTGCTCTAGGTCTGGATTCCAGGCCAATGAATAGGTGCTTCAATTCGGAAAACCAAAATACTAACTCACTGAAAATTTTCACACCAAAGGATCCAGACAGTGCCAAGATAGATCTTAGGAAAACCGTTTCCCTCGGCGGGAGAGAGCCGCGAAGTCGGGGCTCATTTTCAGGTCATACTACCCAACGCCGAGGCCTTCGCTCAGCTCCGAGCGTTTCCTGGGAAGTTCGACCAGCGGGTGCGCTCTCCGTGCCATAGCCCCACCTCTCTCGGCTGTtttgaactacatttcccagtatgcaacgtggagccaggaggccgTCAGATGAAAAAGACTCTGTTACCCAGCGAGCCCGAAGACGGCGCAGGACCCTCGGACTTCATTTCCCGTCGGCCCGCGGGGGGAGCGCCGGAAGCCCGCCCCGCCCCTCATTGTGCGGCTCGTACTAAACGGAAGGGGCCGGGAGAGGCCGCGTTCAGTCGGATCCCGGCAGCAGCTGCAGCGGCTCTTGTCTTTTCTGGCTCTCCTTGCTATCTCCTTTTCTCTTCCGGAAACATGGTGAGCGGCAGGCCACGGCGCCGGAGGGGAGGTGGCTGCGATTCGATCATCTGCGCGCGCTAAAGGGGACGGGGGAGCGACGTCggaaccccctcccccagctccccgggCGGGATGAGGGTCTCGTGCTGAGGGGCGGGCGGCGCCGGGACGCGCGTGCGCGCCCGCGGGCACCGGTGAGGGCCGGCTTGGACGTCGCTCGCGCGCCCCCTGgactcccttcccctcccccaccccgctgtTGCGCCCGCGCGGACAAGGGCCGTGGGGGAGGGGTCCAGGGCGCGCGCGCCCGTCCCTCGCTGAGCAGCCGGTGTCGCGCGCCGCGGCGGGGCCGAAGAGAGTCGGTTCACGGGGGCGCGCTCGACGGGAGCACGCGGCATCCAAACCTGGCCCGGGAGCGGCGAAGGAAAAGCGCGCGAGCGGTCTCGGCGCGCGCGCCCCACCCAAGGGCTGTTCCTGTCTCCGCGTCACCCTCCCTCTCAGGCGGGTCTGTCTCGAGAGCAGGTGGCAGGGATGCTCGCAAGGGGCGGGGGCGGCGCGGCTAGCGGGGATGCGGGGGTGTCCGGGTCCGGGCGCAGGCGCCTGGGATTAGGGACTTGCACCGCGCAGCACAGAGCGGACACCGCAGAGATCACGGCCGTGCTCGGGAGCTAGCGAGCCCACAAGGCGAGCTGGGTTCGCAGAGTACACCCGGCGGAGGCTGGAACGGCGCTGTCGGCCGGCGCGTGCGCACACGGTCAGGCCTGGCTGCTGGGCCCGAAGCCGTGGACCAGCGGGGTTGTCGGCTTTCCCGGATGGGGCCTGAGGGTGGAGCCGAGTTTAGGGAAGTGACCCAGGCGGGCACCGCCCGGAAACTACCCCGTCCTCTGTGTTCGGCCCGAGGGCTGCGAGAGCCCAAGGTTGGGTAACTTGCCCAGGCCCGCAGCGCGGAGGGCCGATAAGCTTGTCGGTAAGGGCGCTTCCTTAGGGTTGAGGCCCTGGAGGTGCTGCTGCCTCTAGGTACGGGTTTTTTTCGGGGAGGGGGCTGAGTCTAGCCGATCTCCTTTCCCCGCCTACTCCGGAAGTGGCTCAATCACGTGGCCGGCTTCCTCTGCAGTTCCGGGAGCGGGGGCAGATTTCACCGTGGACAGTCTCACTCCCATTCCTGGCTAGGGTGGCCCCCAGCACGACCCGGAATAGAAGTTTAAAGAGCTCTCACGGACCGTGGGCCCTTGAGTTTGGACTGCTAACTTCTATCAGCGATCTTTGGGGCCTGCATTTTTTCCCGGAGAACAGGGAGTTGTCGGGTAGGGCCGTAATTAGGGGTTTGTTGTAGGGAGTTGTCGGGTAGGGCCGTAATTAGGGGTTTGTTGTTCTTGCTTTGGTTTAGGAAGACCCCAACAGAGAAAGGGATACCTTGTGTGATAACTGCGTTGAACAGTTCTGATGGGCTTGCTAGAACCGTTGAGCACCGTTGGTGACCCATCTAGCGTTGTGGGTCCTGTTTTTCTCTTCGATCTATCTATGACTATGACCTGGTTGTCTGGGTCCCCTCTACTGTCTGTGAAGTTCTGAGTCAGCACTATGTAAAAGCTGAGACTGAGTACCGTGAGTCTGTAGGTTCTATTTACCGTGAGCTTGTAGGTTCTTTTAATTCTGGGTTCACATGTTGGCCAAGACATTGCTTTTCACAGGTCTTTTTAATCTAGCTTGCAGGATGTCGGGGTGGGGAGGAATGGTGTTGAATTATGTGATCAGAGGTCTCTTCTATGGCGGCTATTCTGGGGTTGTGTCACATCTGATCCTTTGACAGTGACTTGGGTGGGAAAATAGTTGTCTTGGGAAGGGGATTAATGACCTCTTGGGGCTGAGGACTATATTTGTTGCAAAGGAACGACTTAAGGGCACGTCCCAGAAACTTGTTCCTTATGAGGTGCGTGTGGCTCGTCCTCTAGGCCTCTGGCGTGGCTGTCTCTGATGGGGTCATCAAAGTGTTCAACGACATGAAGGTGCGTAAGTCGTCAACACCAGAGGAGGTGAAGAAGCGCAAGAAGGCGGTGCTCTTCTGCCTGAGTGAGGACAAGAAGAACATCATCCTGGAGGAGGGCAAGGAGATCCTGGTAGGTGATGTGGGCCAGACTGTAGACGACCCCTACACCACCTTTGTCAAGATGCTGCCAGACAAGGACTGCCGCTACGCCCTCTATGACGCAACCTACGAGACCAAGGAGAGCAAGAAGGAGGACCTGGTGTTCATCTTCTGGTGAGCTTCTCCTGCCGTAGCTCTGCCCCACCCCCTTTTCTCAGGACAGGAAGGTCTGTGGCTCCTTGTTAACCCAGAGGTGTGCGTTTCAGGGTAGGGTGTTGTAATAAAATGCCTGTCAGTGAGGAACTTGATAAAAGCTTGAATGTTAGGGGCCAGCTCAGGGGTTTCTGGAAGTCCTGTATCACTTGAGGGCACTTGCTAGACTTGGAGGAGGGGGCTTTGCAGCAAGTTCTCTGATTCTGTTTCCCTCCAGGGCCCCTGAGAGTGCACCCCTTAAGAGCAAAATGATCTATGCCAGCTCCAAGGACGCCATCAAGAAGAAGCTGACGGGTAAGGGCCAGCGTCGGTGGCGCCATATGCCCCTGCGTTCAGGCCTTGGCTGCAGGGTGGGGTAGACGGCGTGGTGGGGGAGAgccctccctctgtctcctcctcaCCGCCTGCTGGATGTAGCCTTATCCTGCCATCTGTTCTACTGGCTCCTTCCCAGCCGCAGcacacccacccccgccccagtgCGCCTCCTCACAGAtgctcccccttctcctccacaGGGATCAAGCATGAATTGCAAGCAAACTGCTACGAGGAGGTCAAGGACCGCTGCACCCTGGCAGAGAAGCTGGGGGGCAGCGCCGTCATCTCTCTGG
It encodes:
- the LOC102999586 gene encoding cofilin-1 isoform X3, translating into MKKTLLPSEPEDGAGPSDFISRRPAGGAPEARPAPHCAARTKRKGPGEAAFSRIPAAAAAALVFSGSPCYLLFSSGNMASGVAVSDGVIKVFNDMKVRKSSTPEEVKKRKKAVLFCLSEDKKNIILEEGKEILVGDVGQTVDDPYTTFVKMLPDKDCRYALYDATYETKESKKEDLVFIFWAPESAPLKSKMIYASSKDAIKKKLTGIKHELQANCYEEVKDRCTLAEKLGGSAVISLEGKPL